One stretch of Lachnospiraceae bacterium oral taxon 096 DNA includes these proteins:
- a CDS encoding (Fe-S)-binding protein, producing the protein MKNRDGSIQSCIHCHKCQKNCKFLTKYGIDIGDEEKLRELAYHCFLCGRCTQVCPMKIDGRAEVLKMRQENVRQENGSVSGYSWLLLEKKNYLFKNYSGAEAKRVIFPGCNFPSFYPKTTRHLIELLHEKIGAGVAFDCCGKPVAELGLVTEEKTIIQRIQKKIEECGIEEMIMLCPNCYDFLSGKLKAKITMVYDVLTELGIGEKIEEEVKLFPPCPQRERKELLTSACQFISKTPEQIEDIQCCGLGGCAAMKERELAKELSSGIQNENQPVYTYCATCAGNFHRNGSDVNHILPKILGTDEQADIAASLMNRAKMKFFKMRKKK; encoded by the coding sequence TTGAAAAATAGAGATGGAAGCATTCAAAGTTGTATTCATTGCCATAAATGTCAAAAAAATTGTAAATTTTTGACAAAATATGGAATAGATATTGGAGATGAAGAGAAATTGAGGGAATTGGCCTATCACTGTTTCTTGTGCGGACGCTGTACTCAAGTCTGTCCAATGAAAATTGATGGTAGAGCGGAAGTATTAAAAATGCGACAAGAGAATGTGCGACAAGAGAATGGAAGTGTATCAGGGTATTCTTGGTTGCTTTTGGAAAAGAAGAACTATCTCTTTAAAAATTATAGTGGAGCAGAGGCAAAGAGGGTCATTTTTCCAGGATGTAATTTTCCTTCATTTTATCCAAAGACGACACGCCATTTGATAGAGCTATTGCATGAAAAGATAGGAGCTGGAGTGGCCTTTGATTGTTGTGGAAAGCCAGTAGCAGAACTTGGGTTAGTGACAGAGGAGAAAACCATTATTCAAAGAATACAGAAAAAAATTGAGGAATGTGGGATTGAGGAAATGATTATGCTTTGTCCCAATTGCTATGATTTTTTGTCTGGAAAGCTCAAAGCAAAGATTACAATGGTGTATGATGTCTTAACTGAGCTTGGAATTGGAGAAAAGATTGAAGAGGAAGTGAAACTTTTCCCACCATGCCCACAGAGAGAGAGAAAGGAATTGTTGACTTCGGCTTGTCAATTTATTTCTAAAACGCCAGAACAGATAGAAGACATTCAATGTTGTGGACTGGGTGGCTGTGCGGCCATGAAGGAAAGAGAATTGGCCAAGGAACTTTCCTCTGGAATCCAAAATGAGAATCAACCAGTTTACACCTATTGTGCCACCTGTGCTGGGAATTTCCATCGAAATGGCTCCGATGTAAACCATATTTTGCCCAAGATTTTGGGCACGGATGAGCAGGCAGATATCGCAGCATCCTTGATGAATAGGGCAAAAATGAAATTTTTTAAAATGAGGAAGAAAAAATGA